The Acidovorax sp. RAC01 genomic sequence CTGGGCCACCATCTGCTGAATGCGGGCCTCGCTCTCGCGCTCCTTGACCTGCACCTCGCGCTCTTTCAGCTCGTACATCAGCTCCTGCTTGATCTGTGCCCGCAGTGCCTCGGGGTCCACCTTGCCGGAGCTGGCCGCCTTGATGGCCTCGACCACCTCCTTCTTGCGAGGCAGGTCCATCAGGTCGATCATGAACGGCATCACCACCTGCTGAATCTCGGGCGGCGCGGCCTTGACGGCTTCTGACAGGGCGTTGAGCTGCTGGGCGCGGAAGCTGCTGCTGCTCGGCACATCCTCCAGGGCGACTTTGATGCGCGTGCGCTGCACATCGTTGCTCAGGTAGGGCATCCCCGTCTCGGGGTCCACCTCGGGTTTGTTCAGCACCACGGTGCGTGGCGGGTTCAGTGTGTCGCCCTCGATCACGATGGTCTGCTCCTCCTTGCCCATGTCCTCCATGATGAGGGCCAGCTGCAGCTCGCCCACCATCGTGCGCCCGTCCTTGAAGTTGTCCATCAGGTCGGCCAGCGTCACCTGGGACTGCTCCAGCTGCGTCTGCTCCTGCACACCGCTGGTCGCCGTGCCCGTGCGGCCCTGCAATGCCGGGGTGACGGGAGATACCCGCTCCAGTGCCGCGCGGCTGTCGGCCATCAGCTGGAACTGCTGGGCGTTGAGCTGGAAATCGCGCTTCACCTCGAAGCGTGCACCGGGCTCATTCATGGCCTCCGGGTTGAGGATGATGTCCGCGTCCGGTCGTGCCACCTGGCGCCGGAATTGCTCGTCCGTCATCGCAACCGCGCCCTTTGTGCGCTCGGTGCGGGTCGCGGCCATGCCCCAGCGCAGCTTCGCCTGGGTGGAATTCAGATTGTCCTGCGGGTAGATCATGTCCCGCACCACGCCGAATGGCACGCCGGTCATATCCTCGACGTAGCCCCAAAACGGGACGTAGGGGAAGTGGCGATGCGGGTATGGCGTAGGGCCATCGTGCAGGCAGTGCGGGCCCATCCAGTAGCTGCGGCGGACCCGGGCCACGGTCGTGCGCTCCAGCGTGCCCTGCCCGCTCGCCACGGCAGCCTGGTGATTGGGGTTGCTCTGGTCGAACTCGACCACGCGGCCGCCCTTCAACCGCATGATGATGGTGTTCACCCAGCGGCGATACCACAGTTCCACCAGGCACACCTCATCTGTTTCCTTGCGATACCACGCTTGCTCACGACTGGTCCACGCACGGCTGGTGTTCATGTCCGACTGCAGGCCGGTCGATACGCCACCCTCGACGACATAGCCACCATAGCCACCAATGCCGCTTGCAGCGTCCGCCTGCGCGATGAGATCCTTTTTATCGGGGAAGGCAGCCATGGCGCGCGAGCGCTTGATGTACCGCTCGCGGAACAGCCAGCCCGCATCGCTCAGGTCTTTCTCCTTGGCGCGCATGTCCCAAAAGACTTCGTTGCGGTGCACATACCGGCAGCGATACGGATACCCGAAAGGGTCCGAACTACGTGCCACCTCGACAAAGCCCAGGCCCACACTTGCCTGCGGGCGGAAGGCGGCCGACATTGCCGAATCCGCGCCGCTGTGCCGCTCGGCCTGGTTCAGCCGGTAGTTCAGCGCATCGGCCACATCCTGCCCGCCTGGGTCGCCATCGGGGGTGATACGCCAATCGGTGCGCGTCTTGGCTTCGTAGCCGCAGATAGCCGCGATGGCCGGGCCGATGATGTTCTCCTTGGCCGGGGGAATGCCGATGGCTTTCAGGCGCTGCAGCAGCTGGCTATCGAGCTGGTTGCCGTCCACATAGTCGGCCTCCTTGTCGGCAGCTGCGCGCCATGGCGGCTGGTCGATGGCCTCGTTGATGATGTCCCCGAACTCGCGGAGCGTCATCGGCTCGCCCAGGTCGGCGCCGGCGTGGGGTTTGAATAGTTGCATGGTGGGCCTCGGTATCAGGTGCGCCAGTCGGCGGGCGGTGGTTCTCGGTAGCTGGTGCTGGTGCCGTAGGCGTCATCGCCGGGCCGGTACAACCCGGCTTCCTTGGCTTGTGCCCACTGGCGCATGGCGTCGGCGCCCTCGGTGCAGCCGTTGCCCTTGTCGGGCTCGTCGGTGAACTTATTGAGGGCCTGGCTGAACTTTTTGCGGTAGCCGCGCAGGCGCTCAATGCCAAACGCGCACTGGTCCTTGTCGATCCATGCGCCTTTCAGGTGCTTGCGCAGGGTGTGAATGCCGGTCATCAACTCGGTGACACGGGGCACGATCACGAACTGCTGCCCAGGCATGAGGGTCTGCAGCATCTGCTTTGTCGATCGGTTGAAGTCGCCCAGGCGCTTGTGGTCGGCGTCGTGTGGCAGGAAGTGCTTGCCGAACACATAGCCCAGGCTCTGCAGGTGGCGCACGTAGTGCCTCAAGTCCTCGTTGTGTTCTTCGTAGTAGTTGATGAAACGGTCCTCGCCGCGCAGGGACTGGGCAAACCAGATCGCGCAGCCGTCGCTGTTGCCGATGTCCCAGAACGTGTAGACAGGCATGTCCAGCGGGGGCACGCTGGTAAGGCCTCCGCGCTTGGTCAGCACCACCATGGTCTTGGTGAGGTAGTGGCCTTCCGTGGATTGCTGGAAAGCCTCCTGGGGCGTTGATGGGTACTCCTGCCACATGCGTTCCTCGCGTCCAGCGAAGTCGGCCGCCACGGTCGCGGCGTACCACGCGCGCTGCTCGGGGTCGATCTTGGTGGCGGCGTTGACCTCCACCTCGTCGAAGTAGTCGTGCAGATCCTCGGACACAGACACCGTGGTGGCGTCCATGCGGTAGTTCGGCTCCTGCCACCAGGCGTAGAAGTGGAAACGGTAGTCCCGCTCGGTCAGCACCTGGTGGGCGTAGTGCAGGGCCTCGGCGCGCTTGCACAGCTCGTAGAACTCCCCATTGGCGCCTTCGGCCGTGGATTCGATCACCAGGATGCCGGTCGTAGGCACGGCGGGTATCGAGCCCGTCATCACCTCCTTGGCCTTGTCCGGGTACTTCGCGCAAATCTTCCCGAACTCGCTGATGTGCAGGCGGTGGATGGTCCCAGAGCGCATCGACGTGGCCACGCGCACGCTGCTGTTGTTGTGCGCAAAAAGCAGCTCGGTGGCGCTGTCGCGCGCCAAGGGGAAGCGGTCGCGGATTTCTTCGGGCAGGTGCTGGTAGGCGTACTTCACCTTGTCGCGGAAGATCGCCTCGGCCGCCTCGCGGTCCTGCGCGATGATCCCGCACCGCTGGTCGGCGTTGAACAGCGCATGGTCCAGCCACAGGATTGCAATCAGCGTCGTGAAACCCAGCTGGCGGGCCTTGAGGATGATGTTGCGGTGCCACAGCCGCTTGATGAACCGGCGCTGCGCACGGTTGGGCACAAACGGGCGGCTGAACGTCTCGCCTTCCTCGCCGTTGCCCTTCACCATAATCTTGTAGAGGCAGCCGGAGAAAATCCGCCACTCGGGATCTTGCAGGCAGCGCTCCAGCTCCGCCTCGCTGGTGGGCAGCTGGTTCAATGGGACGCTGGTACGGGCGGCCACATCAATCCTCGTCGTCGTCCTGAACCTGCGCCTTCATGGGCAGGCCGGCCGATGTGGTGCGCTCGGGGTCGTTCTGCACGGGCGCGAAGCCATTGCCGTTGCCTTGGGCAATGCGTGTCAGCAGCGCAGAAAGCGGGTCGGCCTTCTGCTGGTTGTCCTTCTCGTACAGCCCGACGTGCTTGGCCAGCTTCTCTACGGCGTCCATCTTCGAGTGCGATAGCACCTCGATGCCGTACTTCGTCTCCTTGGCGCCCGCATACAGAGCCACAGCGGCAGGGGTGAGGCTGCGCGTGTCCTTGATGACTGTGCGGGCATGGCCTTCACCCACGCAATCGGGGCAGTCGGGGTGTGGTGGGCGGTGGGGGTTGTACCCAATGCCGCCCTCTTGGTCGAAGTCGGCCGGGTCTTTGCCATCCTTGCGCCATTGCTCCACAGCTGCGTTCATTTCGCCCACGGTGCGCTGGCGCTTGAACCCTTCGCCCCAGCAGTGGCGGCAGCAGCCCTTGCGCACTTCCACAAGCTCGCGGGCGTCCGCAAAGGCCACCAGGGCTATCTCGGTCAGCACCCGGTCTGCGGTGATGCCTGTGCGCTCCTGCTGGGCCTTGCGTGCTATCGAAATTGCAGCCTGAACACTAACGTTTGCTAACAGCCTTGAGCCCTGCTCATTGGCTGTGTGCGCGCTGTATCCCGCCCGAATCGCGGCCTGGGTGGCGTTCAGGTCCACCATGTATTCATCCACAAACCGCTGCTGTTTCGGGGTCAAGCCCTTATCTGCATTGTCCGTGCTGCTATCAATTTTGATTGCCTTGGTGGGTGCGGGCTTTGGCTTGGGCGCTACAGGCTTCTTCTTCGCAGGCGCACCGATGCCCGCGGCACTCTTACGCGCAGCGGGCTTCTTCGCCGGGGGCTTCTTGGGGGGCGCCTTCCTGGGCGCGGGTGTTGATGCCATGGGCCCGGAGTGTTCCGGGCGCTGGGCGGGGCGTCTAACCCGATGGGGGGGTTACTGATCCGGCCAAGGTGCTATACCAGCCGCGATAGCAGCACAAGCAAGGGCCGTGCGCTTGTCTATGGGGTGATCGCCTGCCACCAGCTTGGCAAAGCCTGAGCGGGATATACCCAGAGCCTCAGCAGCCTTCTCGTATGTGTAGCCCATGGCCTGCTGCCATGCGCGGAGGTCGGCGGGGGTCATCTCATTACCAGTTGTCGGTGCCTGCGCGCTCGCGGGCAACAATTGCAGCCATGTGCTCTTGGGTCGCATGCCCAGACCACACATAGTCAGCAAAGCCAGGAACAGCGATTTTCACGGCAGCAACGGTCTGGTCTGCTTTACGCAATGCTGAGCATGCAGGCATCAAACCATCGCCAGTCAGGCGAGCGCCGGAAAGATCATCTGCGGTGCGAATTTCCTTGGTGGTGACTTGGCCGTTTGTGTGCAGGATGCGAGCTGTGAATTCCATTTTCTTCTCCCACACCCGGAATCGAGTGCATGGGGTGTATTATGCAGTGTAGTTGCTACACTGTCAACAACTAATTTAACAGCGCCAACTGCTTTGGCTCCACGTCCGTCGCCTGCACATTGTTGCGCAGGGCCTTGATCTCCCGGCGTGCTTCTTTCAGCTCGCGGGCCAGCTCGTGGCACAGCACCACGGCCCGGTTGGAGCTTTCGGCCTGGGCCAACTCGTGCAGGTGCCCGTAGAACTTGCGCGCGATCGTGCGGGCCTCTGCGGGGGTCAACTCCAAATAGTCGCTCCCGACTTCCAGCTTCACCATGCCATCCGGCAGATCCGTGGTGCTGATGGGCCGCGTGGCCGGGAAGTGCTCCACCACCTCCAATTCCCCATTGCCGGCGCGGCGTAGTTGGTCTTTTTCGATCCAGCGCTCCACATGGTCGTCCACGATGCCAGGCTTCAGGCCAGTCAGGTCAGCCAGGGCGCGGCGGTTGATGCGGCGCTCCGTGTTGCGCAATTCAAGGATGGTCTGCCAGATCAGATGGCCATTTTTAAAGCGATCGCGCTTTGCGTCGTCGGTGGCCAGCATGGCGCCTGGGGTCTGCGGTGTTTGCGTGGTCATTGGCGTTGGTCCTCCGGTATCATTGCGATTGCTCAGGTCGCAAGATCGGGGAGGCCCGCTTCGGCGGGCTTTCTTTTTTCAGGGGCTGAACAGCCTCCGAACAGTCACTGCGAGCGCATCCACCTCGTCCATCTTCTTGATGGCCCACATGCGGCGCTGGCCGTGTAGGCCCATCAGCGCACCCTGGTGGCACGACTTGCATAGCGCAACGACCGTGAAGTGTTGGCCCTGCTTGATGTGATGCGCGTCGCTCGGGCCGGGCTGGTCGCAAACTGAGCACGGGAGTGCCTTCACCGCAGCGATGTGATATTGCTCACGCCCACTCATCGCCTTGGCATTCTTCGACCTCACAGCAAGTACCCCCTGGACTGCATGAAATCAATTGGGTCTTTCGCCGACTTGCGCACGTTGCAGGTCGGACACAAAAGCTGGATGTTGAGCGGCGAGTGGTCTCCGCCCCTTGCAATTGGCGTAATGTGGTCGACGTGGTACGCGTCCTTGATGGAGCGTCGGCAAACCACGCACATCCATTTCTGGCGCGTGCCGATTTTTTTCACCGTGCCAGGCGGTAGGCGGCCAATCTTCTTCCCGCTGCGGCGTTGACGAAATTCACGCACCTTTTCGGGGTTCTCAGCGCGGTATTTCCTAAGCCGCTCCTTCCCGCCCTCTGACCTCCACTTTTCGCGCTGCCTTTCCCGAACCGCCTCCCTGCCACCTTTCCAAGAAGGATGCGCTGCGCCTTTTTTGTGGGCGGTGCCATTTATTGCGACCGATGCCTTTCTTGCCTCGGCTGCGCGCGCGAGGTTTCCTGGCGTTGTCAGATGGCCGGAAGCACAGCGAACACTGCAATACTTGCCATTCCCACTGTCCAGTTGGCTTTTCTTGGCAGTGAAAGATGCCCCGCATTGAATGCACACCCGAGTACGCAAAGCCCTAAGTTCTTCGGAGGCTCTATCGATCGCCGCGTCCTTGCAGGCTTGTCCGCAATAGATGTTGCGAAGCCTGCGGCCTTCCATAGCCCCACCACAGCCCTTGCATCGCTTGTCATTCATCACTGCACACCCCCGATGATTTCGCCCGTGTCCGGGTCAACCTGCATCCCCTCCCACTGCTGAAAGCTCGCGGGAAAAGTCACCCCCAGCTCCGTCGCGGCAAAGGCGCTCACGCGGTCGATCAGCTGGCTGTAGCCCTTCACGCCCAAGTCCTCGGTGCTCACGCGCACGCGGGTCCGGGTTTTCTTGCCGGTGATGGGGTTCTTGTGGGTCAGGGTCTTGAAGCCCAGGTACTCCTTGCGGAAGTGCTCCTTCCACACGGCCAGCGGGTAGTGCTGCCCGCCCGGGGTGGCCTGCTGCGCGATGCTCTTGAGCACCACGCCGTGGTAGAAGCGGCGCTGCCGGTCGGTCTTGGCGTCCTCATGCAGGCGCACCTCAACATGCAACCGGTGCCCAGCGGCCCACATGCTCTTGCACCAGGGCGCAAGCACGTTCTTGAAGTGCTGGCCAGCCTGAACGGGCTCGTTCCAAGTGGCTTGCAGGGCAAGGTCAGCCACGGCGCACCTCCACCCGTACCAACCCGCCCACCTCGTCGGCCTTGCTGATCGTCAGGCTCCAGCGCTTGTCATCCACTCCCAGCACATCGGCCAGGCCATCAAGGCCCGACTTCATGCGCGCCAAGCAGTTGTCCAGGTCATGCGCGCGGCGGTTCGGTGGCACGAAAACAAGCGTCAGGTGCAGTTTTTCTGCATCCAGACGCTGGGCGCCCTGCTCTTTCGCGGTCCAGGCGCACGCGGCGCGGTAGGCCTTCTTGGCGCGGGCCAGCTTGCTCCAGTGAACTCTGGAGTTCGGGCTGAGGATCGTTGGGGGCCATGGAAGAATAAAGTTCACAGCGTGCACCCTTCATGAATAGCTCTTTTCCGCTCCAGGTACGCGGCGTGAGCTTCCTCTGCAGTGGGGAAAGCCCCAATCGTTTGCGGCCGTCCTTTGAACCAAATTCGAGCGGAATAGCTGCTTGCACGGTTTTTCCTCACCCCAAGTAGCCCTGAGCGGTTGTCGATTCGCGCTTTCCGCTGGTTTTCCATATTGATGCCAGCATCAACATCACGAAGATTTGCCATGCGATCGTCCAACGGGTTCCCGTTCACATGATCAATAACGCCTCTTGGCCATTCGCCCGTCATGTACAACCATGCAAGTCGTGAGGCAAACACAGCCTTTCCACGGAAGTAGATTCGCCTTCTCCCGTGACACGTAAAGCCTGCGACGGTCCCGCTTTTTGCTCGCTGACCGATAGTGATCCGGCGCAAAAACACCCCGGTTTCCGGGTCGTACACATACAACCGGCGCACCTCCTTCGCATCCGATAGGCCCGTTTCAGGGTTCGGAATCAACCAACCCTTTTTCGAGCGGGCAGCGTTCGGGCTCAGGTCGGCCGGTGGCCACGGCAGGGTGAAGTGCAGCGGCTCAACCATGGCGTCGTATCCAGTCCAGGTAGGCAGACATCGCCGTGAAGCCCAGGCCGATGTGCTTGTTGCGGATGCCCCGGATTCCGCAGTGCCAGATGCCGCGGATCTTGATGATGCGGGGCTTCATGCGGCAGCCTTTCGCAGCCGCAGCGCCCGGCCGCCCAGGTAGTGCGATGCCCGCGCCTCGTCGCCTTGCGCAATCTCCGACAAAAAGCAGTCGTCGCACAAATCCGAAAACTCGTCAGCGGCCAAACCGATGTCGGCCTGGATCTCCGCGATCTGCTCGTCGGAGTACGGTCCGTGGTGCACGGGCGAATCACACAGCTCGCACAGGCCCTGCTTCGCTTTTTCAATGGCGTTCATCGTCTTTTCCTCGTTTCCTTTTCCGGCTCCGGCGCCAGCTGCCACTCCGGCGCCTTTGCCATCCGCCTGATTTCCACCTCGGGCAACCCCAGCGCCATCGCTTGCTGCAATGCCGTACGGCACCGGGCCTGCGTGTTCGTCGCGCCCAGGCGCAGGGTTCGCTGCAGGTACTGGATGCGCCTGGCCGCGCAGTGCAGGCACCCGTCCGCGAACATTCGGTACTGGTGCGGCGCCTCGCGCGCTTCGTCGCAGCACTCGCACATTCATCGCGCCCCCAGTGCAAAAAACGGGTTGGAATGGTCCTTCCAGGATGTACCCCGCTTGATGTTGTTGATGACCGACTTGTTCACCCCGTAGCGGGCAGCAAGCACGGGGCCGGATTCGCTGCTCAGTCGGATCTCGCGGGCCTTCTCCATGTCCAGCTTTGCAGATTCGGCGCGCTTGAAGGCGGCGATCTTTGCGGCACGGGCCACCCCGGAAAACGCACCTTTGGCCGCTGCTGCCTGGGAAACAGCGGCAGTCGTGCTGGCCTTCAGGTGGGCCGGGTTCACGCACAGCTTTTCACCGCAGGTGGTCACGACTGGCTGCCGCGGCATGGCCGGTGTGCCCACAAAGTCCAGCACCAGCCGGCGCACCAGACGGCAACCACAGCCGCGCACCTTGACGATGGGGTATCCGCCGTCGCTGGTCGCGTTCTTCCACAGCCAGCAGTCGGCCACCTCGTGGCAGCGGTCTTTGATCGTTTCGAGGGTGATGGTTGGCGCATGCGCGGTCATGCAGCACCCCCTGCCATAACCGGCTCGCCCAGCACGCGTAGCGCGGCATTGACGACCTCTTGCGAATGCTTTACCCCAGCTTGCACGTCATCGAGGATGTTCATCGCGTCAACCTTCTGCTGCGCCAGCTGCTTGCGCTGCTCTGTGTCCTCGGCTTGACGGATCGCCTCGCGGGCGCGCTCCTCGCGCTGCCTGGCAGCGCTGTTTGCCAGCGTCTCGCGCAGGACGGCCAGACGCTCGCGCACCTCGGGCGGCGCATCCTTGATGGGCACCACATTGCCCGTCAGCAGAGCAACCGGGTTGAACACCGGGCTGAATGCCAGCGCAGGCGCGTGCTTGCTCGCTTCCTGGGCCGACAGGTAGCCCAGGCTCACGGCACGCTCTACCGCTGGGGCGCGCAGCTCCTGGTCCCAGCCCACCGATACCGTCACGGCGGGCGTGCGGCGTTCTTCGCGGGCCGTGCGGCACAGGCGCTCGTAGGAGGAAATGAAAGCCATGCGTGCGCCCACCATGTCGCCCCGGGCGCCCAGGTCGCGCGCCACACCCCAGGCTTCCTGCATTTCACTGGTCCAGACGATGGTGTTGCGCTCATCGAGGGCGGTCACGGCAATGGCCCATGCCTCATTCGCGGCGGGTCGGCCCATCACCTCGTCGATGCGGTCCAGCACGGCCTTGGGTGTCAGCCTTCCGGTGTGCTCGGTGCGCACGCGCGACAGGGCCTTGGCCAGCACATCGCGGGGGTAGGTGCTCAGGTCGTCGGCCAGCAGCGCGGCGGCATTGGGCTTGATTTCATGGCCCAGCAGCTCGGCCGTGGCGGCAATCTGGCCCACCAGCCAGGTCAGGTCTTGGTCATTCATGCGGGTGCTCCTTGCCGGCGCTGGCGCAGGATAGCCATGGCCTCCGTTGCAACGTCGGCGTTCGATTGGGTCTGGTCGATCTGCTTGGCGCGGGTGCCCGTCATCGCGGAACCTGCAGCCCATTGCGTGCGGTATCCCTCGGCGCCCGACAGCAGCAGGCCCACGTCGTGCACCTTGCGGACCACAAAGGCGTCGCTCACGCGGTCCACGTAAAACGCGGCCACCAGCGGCGATTCCACGAAGCCGATGCGCTGCACGAACTGCTTGACCTTGGCGTTCACCGACTGGTTGCGTACGGGCTTGGCACCGTAGCGGCGTTCGTACGAAAGGCTGTACGCGGCCCAGGTGTGCTTGCACGCCGACTGCAGCGCTGTCTCGGCGTCGTCCACCAACTCAGCCTTGACCTTCGCGGCGGTCGGCGCAGCCGGCCGGGAATTGGTCTGTTCAGTGGTTAGTTCATTGGTATGTTCTTTGCCCCTAGCCGATTCGGCTACGGGGGGGGTAGCCGATTCGGCTACGGGCCCCCTAGCCTGTTCGGCTACCGTAGCCGCATCGGCTACCGTAGTCTGTTCGGCTACTGTTGTGGGGCCAACAACCGTAGCCGATTGGGCTACGGTAGTCGCAGGGGCTACCGTAGCCGATTGGGCTACGGTTGTTGCAGTGATTCCAGGGTTGCAAAGGGTGTAGCGGCTGGCTTTCGAGTGCCCACCGGCCCCCACCTTGAGCAGCCATCCCAGCGTCACCAGGGCCGTCGTAGCGGCGCTGATGTTCGAGGGGTGCATACCCGTGCGCTCCGCAATGGCTGCGCGTGAGGGCCACACCGTATCCGTGGTGCGGCTGCGGAACGAAAACAACGCGATCAACACGCGCGTTTGCTCCAGTGTCAGCCGCTTGTCCTGGATGACTTCCATAGGAACCAGTGAGAACTGGCCTTCGGTCATAGCGATGTCCCACGGGCGTACACGCGCCCGCCTGCTGTGCCATGCCCCTTGACACGCGGGGCGTACCCCACGGGTGCAATCAAGCCTTCGCGGATGGCCTTGGCAAACACTGCGCCGAATGCGCGGTCATCGCGCGGGCGGATGCCAGCCATCTTTGCGGCGTTCACGATGTCCTCGCCACGGAATTGCGTGCCACTGGGGGCGGACAGCATCGTGCGGCGGATGTGCTCCAGCACGCGCTCGGAAAAGCCCGGGGCATCCTGGTCAGCGCGATCTGTTGCGCGCTGGCTGGCTTCGTCACCCAGCTTACGGGCAGAGTGCACGCGGATGGAAAAAGCGGCGGCGGTCATTTCGTGCTCGCCTTGTTGTCGCCATACGCGCGAGGCGCCATGGTCACAGTGCGGCGCCCATTGCGGTCCAGCGCCTGGTGCACATTGCCCTGCTTGGGCGCGGCGCTGCTGTTGGTTTTCTTGGGCGGGATGGCAGGGATGTCGAGATCCGGGCCGCGGGGTCTGACCGTGAGGAACGGGCTCAGGCAGGATGTGTTACCCATGGCTGGCCGCTCCTGATTCGGGGGCCCCAAAATGACCTATGAGCTTCGTGAGCGCTTCGATACGCTTCTCGTCATGGCTCACCTTCTCAACGATCATTTGTCGGTAGCTCTTGCCGTGCACCAGCAAGTACACGCAGTCCCGCACGGCGCACGACGGGTCAATCCCGCGCATGGAGCACTGCTGCAGGAACAGGGTGTGCGTGTGCTCATCGACCTTCGTTTTCAGGTCGTGGTCCAGCTTGCCCAAGGGGCCGGCAATGCCGCGAGCGAATGCGATGTCGCCCAGGTCGTCATCGGTGGTGTCGTCGATCTGGGGGTCAACCATGTGTGACCTCCTTGGCTTCGGCTGCGGGGGTCAGCTTTGCTTGGGCCGCGATGTAGTCGGCGCGCGCTGCAAGGGCCGCGTCAGGCGTCAAGTAGGACCCGACGTACTTGCTGCCCACCATTACCTGGTATCGATCCGCGCGCCCATCTTTGCCCTTGATGTGGGCATAGCCGCGACCGCGAAGAAGCTCATGCTTCTGCGGGTTGGCTTCAAGATATGCAGTCCTAGCGGCCACGGCTTCGGCTTCGGATTTGAAGAATCCGAGGCGTGTTTGGCCGACTTTTGCGAGCCAAGCCATCTCGCGGCCCGGGTACAGGCAATAGACGCCCCGGTTAGCCTTGGCCTTGCCCTTCCATTGCTTGACGGCTTCCTGGCTGTTCTCCGTTGCAAGCTGGATGTGCACGTTGCCCATCTCGTAGCAACCAGCGTCGCTGACACGAGACATCACGTACTTGCCTTTTCCTCTTCCCCGAAGGTGCAACTTCCCGCTGGTTTGCCAGATGGCGAACCATTGACCAAAGCTCAGCTTCCAATCGATCCCGCGAATCTTGGCGTGGTTGCGTTGCTTCTGGAATGCGTACGTCACACCATCTTTTCGCAGCTGCTCCACCACTGCGCGCGGCAATCCGTACTTTGCAATGCTCCGCGCTTCCTTGTCCTGCTCACGGGCCAGCGCCTGGGCTGCGGCTACGACGGACTTACCTCCGTCAATAGACTTGACGCCTCGCTTGCCAAGCAACTGACGGACGCGCTCCCGAGTGATGCCGAATTGGTCCCCAATCTTTTGCAGCGTGACCCCTTGGCGGTACATGCTCACCATCTTTCCGATGCGAGCTTGGCGCCCCTCAGTCAATGGGCTTCTGTACCCGCGCTTGAGGTTCACGCCAATTACGCGGGCGGCAAAGCGAACGGCGCTAGGCTTCATGCCCAACTCGATCGCAATTTCATCGGGAGTTTTCCCGGCTTCTCCAAGGATCATCAACTTCGCATCCCGATCCTTGCGGGCGACATCCAGTCGCTCCAACTTGAAGCCTGCAGCCCGCGCCCAGGCGTACACCGCTCCAACCGCAATCTTTTCAATCGACGCGATCTCCTTGGCGGTTTTGCCCTCATAAGCAAGGGCCTCGATTCGAGCGTCCCGCTCAATCAAACGTGTGGCGCGGCCGGTCATGCAACCTCCTTCGCGGGGGCCAAAAACACATCTGGCCGAACGGCCTTCAGGTACATCAGCCGAGCCTTCGGAATCTCTCGCTGCTCGCCGGTTTCTGGGTCAATCCCAAACCACTGCGACACCGCTTGCGGCGTGCACTCGCAGAGTTTTGCGACTTCGGATGTGCCGCCAAGCGCGGCGATGATTTTTTCGTGGTCCATGCCGTTATTAAAGCATGCTTTACGCCAAAACGGCAAGCATTCTTTATGGCGGGTTGTGTAAGCTAGCTTTATGTCCTATGGCCAACGACTCAAAGAAGCTCTCGACCACTCTGGCCGAGGTCGCAAAGAGCTTGCCGAGGCAATTGGCCGATCTGTTCAGGCGGTTGGCGACGTCCTCAATGGGAAGTCAAAGGCGTT encodes the following:
- a CDS encoding HNH endonuclease signature motif containing protein, whose amino-acid sequence is MVEPLHFTLPWPPADLSPNAARSKKGWLIPNPETGLSDAKEVRRLYVYDPETGVFLRRITIGQRAKSGTVAGFTCHGRRRIYFRGKAVFASRLAWLYMTGEWPRGVIDHVNGNPLDDRMANLRDVDAGINMENQRKARIDNRSGLLGVRKNRASSYSARIWFKGRPQTIGAFPTAEEAHAAYLERKRAIHEGCTL
- a CDS encoding HNH endonuclease produces the protein MNDKRCKGCGGAMEGRRLRNIYCGQACKDAAIDRASEELRALRTRVCIQCGASFTAKKSQLDSGNGKYCSVRCASGHLTTPGNLARAAEARKASVAINGTAHKKGAAHPSWKGGREAVRERQREKWRSEGGKERLRKYRAENPEKVREFRQRRSGKKIGRLPPGTVKKIGTRQKWMCVVCRRSIKDAYHVDHITPIARGGDHSPLNIQLLCPTCNVRKSAKDPIDFMQSRGYLL
- a CDS encoding terminase produces the protein MNQLPTSEAELERCLQDPEWRIFSGCLYKIMVKGNGEEGETFSRPFVPNRAQRRFIKRLWHRNIILKARQLGFTTLIAILWLDHALFNADQRCGIIAQDREAAEAIFRDKVKYAYQHLPEEIRDRFPLARDSATELLFAHNNSSVRVATSMRSGTIHRLHISEFGKICAKYPDKAKEVMTGSIPAVPTTGILVIESTAEGANGEFYELCKRAEALHYAHQVLTERDYRFHFYAWWQEPNYRMDATTVSVSEDLHDYFDEVEVNAATKIDPEQRAWYAATVAADFAGREERMWQEYPSTPQEAFQQSTEGHYLTKTMVVLTKRGGLTSVPPLDMPVYTFWDIGNSDGCAIWFAQSLRGEDRFINYYEEHNEDLRHYVRHLQSLGYVFGKHFLPHDADHKRLGDFNRSTKQMLQTLMPGQQFVIVPRVTELMTGIHTLRKHLKGAWIDKDQCAFGIERLRGYRKKFSQALNKFTDEPDKGNGCTEGADAMRQWAQAKEAGLYRPGDDAYGTSTSYREPPPADWRT
- a CDS encoding helix-turn-helix domain-containing protein — encoded protein: MTEGQFSLVPMEVIQDKRLTLEQTRVLIALFSFRSRTTDTVWPSRAAIAERTGMHPSNISAATTALVTLGWLLKVGAGGHSKASRYTLCNPGITATTVAQSATVAPATTVAQSATVVGPTTVAEQTTVADAATVAEQARGPVAESATPPVAESARGKEHTNELTTEQTNSRPAAPTAAKVKAELVDDAETALQSACKHTWAAYSLSYERRYGAKPVRNQSVNAKVKQFVQRIGFVESPLVAAFYVDRVSDAFVVRKVHDVGLLLSGAEGYRTQWAAGSAMTGTRAKQIDQTQSNADVATEAMAILRQRRQGAPA
- a CDS encoding portal protein, whose translation is MQLFKPHAGADLGEPMTLREFGDIINEAIDQPPWRAAADKEADYVDGNQLDSQLLQRLKAIGIPPAKENIIGPAIAAICGYEAKTRTDWRITPDGDPGGQDVADALNYRLNQAERHSGADSAMSAAFRPQASVGLGFVEVARSSDPFGYPYRCRYVHRNEVFWDMRAKEKDLSDAGWLFRERYIKRSRAMAAFPDKKDLIAQADAASGIGGYGGYVVEGGVSTGLQSDMNTSRAWTSREQAWYRKETDEVCLVELWYRRWVNTIIMRLKGGRVVEFDQSNPNHQAAVASGQGTLERTTVARVRRSYWMGPHCLHDGPTPYPHRHFPYVPFWGYVEDMTGVPFGVVRDMIYPQDNLNSTQAKLRWGMAATRTERTKGAVAMTDEQFRRQVARPDADIILNPEAMNEPGARFEVKRDFQLNAQQFQLMADSRAALERVSPVTPALQGRTGTATSGVQEQTQLEQSQVTLADLMDNFKDGRTMVGELQLALIMEDMGKEEQTIVIEGDTLNPPRTVVLNKPEVDPETGMPYLSNDVQRTRIKVALEDVPSSSSFRAQQLNALSEAVKAAPPEIQQVVMPFMIDLMDLPRKKEVVEAIKAASSGKVDPEALRAQIKQELMYELKEREVQVKERESEARIQQMVAQAVQTGVQAAFSAMQAGAQVAQMPQIAPVADAIMQGAGYIKPARSDDPNFPTAEVPTAAPLVGTMPPVQQNTSPTFPPVPDDGTSPMEGIETPAVTDNLQGEIA
- a CDS encoding terminase small subunit gives rise to the protein MTPKQQRFVDEYMVDLNATQAAIRAGYSAHTANEQGSRLLANVSVQAAISIARKAQQERTGITADRVLTEIALVAFADARELVEVRKGCCRHCWGEGFKRQRTVGEMNAAVEQWRKDGKDPADFDQEGGIGYNPHRPPHPDCPDCVGEGHARTVIKDTRSLTPAAVALYAGAKETKYGIEVLSHSKMDAVEKLAKHVGLYEKDNQQKADPLSALLTRIAQGNGNGFAPVQNDPERTTSAGLPMKAQVQDDDED